One genomic region from Phycisphaeraceae bacterium encodes:
- the ribH gene encoding 6,7-dimethyl-8-ribityllumazine synthase yields the protein MHAAQSQPPVAIVVSRYNERVTGVMCAGAVEAYRNAGGDPAMLGIIDAAGSFELTGICLHAARSGLYAGVVALGCIIQGQTRHDEHLAAAVAQGLTGVTLATGVPVAFGVLTVRDTGQAEARAGGDKGNKGAEAMTALLESVGAVRAIEMASRIGRPGLVHALSSVRTDKTASSSS from the coding sequence ATGCACGCAGCACAAAGTCAGCCTCCGGTGGCGATCGTCGTCAGCCGCTACAACGAGCGGGTGACCGGCGTGATGTGCGCGGGCGCGGTCGAGGCATATCGCAATGCGGGTGGCGATCCGGCGATGCTGGGGATTATCGACGCGGCCGGTTCGTTCGAACTGACGGGAATCTGCCTGCACGCGGCCAGGAGCGGGCTCTATGCGGGCGTGGTCGCGCTGGGGTGCATCATTCAAGGCCAGACAAGGCATGACGAACATCTGGCAGCTGCGGTGGCACAGGGCTTGACGGGCGTGACACTCGCGACGGGGGTTCCAGTGGCGTTCGGAGTCTTGACGGTGCGCGATACTGGACAGGCCGAAGCTCGCGCTGGGGGTGACAAGGGTAACAAAGGGGCCGAGGCGATGACCGCTCTGCTTGAATCTGTCGGCGCGGTCAGAGCGATCGAGATGGCGTCGCGCATCGGGCGGCCTGGTCTTGTGCATGCGTTGAGCAGCGTGCGAACTGACAAGACCGCGAGTTCTAGCTCATGA
- a CDS encoding response regulator — protein sequence MTQWLDPSQQAGQPQSGEQTRPVPEGENRAQVLVVSPKRHLRERMCAHLDSSGCLVRSVANISDARSMVRECTIDVALIDCSLRDGQAFDLCSECSTHEPGIVTILLDEDPSLEDALRAMRSGAIDLLPTSIGAADLHKHVSAGLDRAQHLRQRERRALKLRGLCLRLNVARQEVSRQVGELCSDLVGAYQDLSSQIEHISVSSELNSLLRQELDLESLLRTTLEYLLSKIGSTNAAIFLPSSSGEFTLGAYVNYDRNKEDAEVMLDHLASAFAPRFEGHHATVWLRDAAGFEAWLDDESHWLESCEAMVVPCHEAEECLAVLVAFRHERSPFTERDHEIIGVLGRLFGRQLARVISIHHRHLPKDKWGQNDDGL from the coding sequence ATGACTCAGTGGCTTGATCCATCTCAACAAGCGGGGCAGCCGCAATCCGGCGAGCAGACTCGGCCGGTGCCGGAGGGCGAGAACCGGGCGCAAGTTCTGGTGGTGTCGCCAAAGCGCCATCTGCGCGAGCGGATGTGTGCGCATCTGGATTCGAGCGGTTGCCTGGTGCGAAGCGTTGCCAACATCTCTGATGCGCGATCGATGGTGCGCGAATGTACGATCGATGTGGCCTTGATTGACTGCTCGCTGCGCGATGGACAGGCGTTTGATCTGTGTTCAGAGTGTTCGACGCACGAACCCGGAATCGTGACGATCCTGCTCGATGAGGATCCTTCGCTCGAAGACGCGCTGCGGGCGATGCGGAGCGGCGCGATCGACCTGCTGCCGACGAGTATCGGGGCGGCGGATCTGCACAAGCACGTCAGTGCGGGGCTCGACAGGGCGCAGCACCTGCGGCAGCGCGAGCGGCGGGCGCTGAAACTGCGCGGGCTTTGCCTCCGGCTCAATGTCGCTCGCCAGGAGGTATCGAGGCAGGTCGGCGAGTTGTGTTCCGATCTTGTGGGGGCGTATCAGGATCTCTCTTCGCAGATCGAACACATCAGTGTGTCGAGCGAACTCAACAGCCTGCTGCGGCAGGAACTTGATCTTGAGTCGCTGCTGCGGACCACGCTGGAGTATCTGCTTTCGAAAATCGGCTCGACCAACGCTGCGATTTTTCTGCCCTCGAGTTCGGGCGAGTTCACACTCGGGGCCTATGTCAACTACGACCGGAACAAGGAAGATGCTGAGGTGATGCTCGATCATCTGGCGTCGGCGTTCGCACCACGATTCGAGGGGCACCACGCGACGGTGTGGTTGCGCGATGCAGCGGGGTTCGAGGCCTGGCTTGATGATGAGTCGCACTGGCTCGAATCGTGCGAGGCGATGGTGGTGCCGTGCCACGAGGCTGAAGAGTGTCTGGCGGTGCTGGTTGCGTTCCGGCATGAGCGTTCGCCGTTCACAGAGCGTGACCACGAGATTATCGGGGTGCTGGGGCGTCTGTTCGGGCGTCAGTTGGCGCGAGTGATCAGCATTCACCATCGTCATCTGCCCAAGGACAAGTGGGGCCAGAACGACGACGGTCTCTGA
- a CDS encoding HDOD domain-containing protein: MSALPSQRDKHVERILREVDRLPTLSPIATRLIHAGAGGEVDLDEIVMLIESDPALSATMLKLCRSAEKGLADRITSVRRAVVMLGQETVRSVALGVEVIGVLSRQSPHHDIETGTRHGFDAHGFWTHSIAVACAAEMLARLHEREGAKGESIKPDQAFLGGLLHGLGRLVLHLIVPEAYEKIIDASQRKRLPSASVERTILGLDHHTAGRRLSQSWGLPEFVRDTIWFCDQPIAGVPMSSDRSLIALVTLARSLCRAQHLGWSGDFHPAGSSQTELELLGLSCERVESVVPELVEEVARRSSILGLGEQTTPELLLKALSDANRTLAGLNRAMSEQSKRAQRAGEIAQIAGELLDATSGPCCFAVALGATIGALGKVLDIRNCAATFRIGEYGVWRTAQHDADGSITEIREVSQAPVGRDVFWLVDREDLLVCVHGAGDWMDMAARVDLSPLREACVHVLLAAVRLDASQDLEDALAQANRSLAEMQAELTEKASMARLGELASGAAHEMNNPLAVIRGRAQLLRSSLDPTGLVSDVEAIENAAVSLSALITELHELAMPEPSGSEVSDVAGVVEHAIEHVRARVPGEHRILIEGVEHAVGVVQDRELAAMALAELLVNAVQAGPDKEVRIEAHFDAADSRIYLRVRDCGRGMSERAMDHAFDPFFSEHPAGRQRGMGLARARRWIEHLGGRIRLEHNAGGGTLATIELPAAHQSAA, from the coding sequence ATGTCGGCCCTCCCCTCGCAGCGCGATAAGCATGTCGAACGGATTCTGCGAGAAGTCGATCGGCTTCCGACGCTCAGCCCGATTGCTACGAGGCTGATTCATGCCGGTGCGGGCGGCGAAGTTGATCTCGATGAAATCGTGATGCTGATCGAGTCTGACCCGGCGCTCTCGGCGACGATGCTCAAGCTGTGCCGCTCAGCGGAAAAGGGGCTTGCAGATCGCATCACGAGTGTGCGCCGGGCGGTGGTGATGCTCGGGCAGGAAACGGTGCGATCGGTCGCGCTGGGTGTTGAGGTCATCGGCGTCTTGAGCCGCCAGTCGCCGCACCACGATATCGAAACGGGAACGCGGCATGGGTTTGACGCGCACGGCTTCTGGACGCACTCGATCGCTGTTGCCTGTGCAGCCGAGATGCTTGCGCGCCTGCACGAACGCGAAGGCGCCAAGGGCGAGTCGATCAAGCCCGATCAGGCGTTCCTAGGCGGGCTGTTGCACGGGCTGGGCAGGCTTGTGCTGCACCTGATTGTGCCCGAAGCCTATGAAAAGATCATTGATGCTTCGCAGCGCAAGCGCCTGCCCAGCGCATCGGTCGAACGCACGATCCTCGGGCTCGATCATCACACCGCAGGTCGAAGGTTGTCGCAGAGTTGGGGATTGCCCGAGTTTGTGCGCGACACGATCTGGTTCTGCGATCAGCCGATTGCGGGAGTGCCAATGTCGAGTGATCGCTCGCTGATTGCTCTGGTGACGCTGGCCAGGTCGCTGTGTCGTGCGCAACACCTTGGGTGGTCTGGCGATTTTCATCCTGCGGGCTCATCGCAGACAGAGCTCGAACTGCTGGGACTCAGTTGCGAGCGCGTCGAATCGGTTGTGCCTGAACTGGTGGAAGAAGTGGCAAGGCGGAGTTCGATTCTGGGTCTGGGAGAACAAACGACGCCTGAACTGCTGCTCAAGGCGCTCTCGGACGCGAACCGGACGCTTGCCGGGCTGAACCGGGCCATGAGTGAACAGTCGAAACGTGCGCAGCGGGCGGGTGAGATTGCGCAGATTGCGGGTGAGCTACTCGACGCGACGAGCGGGCCTTGTTGCTTTGCGGTTGCGCTGGGCGCGACGATCGGGGCGCTGGGCAAAGTTCTCGACATCAGGAACTGTGCTGCGACGTTTCGGATCGGCGAGTACGGCGTGTGGCGCACTGCGCAGCACGACGCGGACGGTTCGATCACCGAGATCCGCGAGGTGAGCCAGGCGCCTGTTGGGCGCGATGTGTTCTGGCTCGTTGATCGCGAGGATCTTCTGGTTTGTGTGCATGGAGCGGGCGATTGGATGGACATGGCTGCACGGGTTGATCTTTCGCCATTGCGCGAGGCGTGCGTGCATGTGCTGCTGGCGGCGGTGCGGCTCGACGCATCGCAGGACCTGGAAGATGCACTCGCACAGGCGAACCGTTCGCTGGCCGAGATGCAGGCGGAATTGACCGAAAAGGCGTCGATGGCGCGCCTGGGTGAACTGGCATCGGGGGCGGCGCACGAGATGAACAACCCGCTGGCGGTGATTCGAGGCCGGGCGCAGTTGCTGCGCAGCAGTCTTGATCCAACGGGGCTTGTGTCGGATGTCGAAGCCATCGAGAACGCAGCAGTATCGCTCAGCGCGTTGATCACGGAGCTCCACGAACTGGCCATGCCCGAACCGTCTGGCAGCGAAGTATCGGACGTTGCGGGGGTGGTTGAGCATGCGATCGAACATGTTCGAGCGAGAGTCCCGGGAGAGCACCGGATCTTGATTGAGGGGGTCGAACACGCCGTTGGCGTGGTGCAAGACCGAGAACTTGCAGCGATGGCGCTCGCGGAACTGCTTGTCAACGCGGTGCAGGCCGGACCGGACAAAGAGGTGCGTATTGAGGCTCATTTCGATGCAGCGGATAGCCGAATCTATTTGCGTGTCCGCGATTGCGGGCGTGGAATGAGTGAGCGGGCGATGGACCATGCGTTTGATCCATTTTTCAGTGAGCACCCGGCAGGGAGGCAGAGAGGCATGGGGTTGGCTCGTGCCAGACGCTGGATCGAGCACCTCGGTGGTCGGATTCGGCTGGAACACAACGCGGGCGGAGGAACGCTCGCCACGATCGAACTACCTGCGGCGCATCAATCTGCAGCGTGA
- a CDS encoding response regulator, translating into MTTESAKPPRWSDKKIFTTGEAAQVCKVSQQTIIRCFDSGRLTGFRVPGSKFRRIPRDELIRFMRANGIPLDPIEGDRKRVLVVDDDSNVNELFVDLLTRTGRYEVATAESGYEAGLLTESFKPHLIILDYMLPDINGNVVCQRLRERESTRETKIIFISGVIEQTEVEALMRAGADDFLKKPFDVDVLLRRIDQLVTAE; encoded by the coding sequence ATGACAACCGAGAGCGCCAAACCGCCACGCTGGTCAGACAAGAAGATCTTCACCACCGGAGAAGCAGCCCAAGTCTGCAAAGTCAGTCAACAGACGATCATTCGTTGCTTTGACAGCGGGCGCCTGACGGGGTTTCGGGTGCCTGGGTCCAAGTTTCGCCGCATACCGCGCGATGAACTGATCCGCTTCATGCGGGCCAATGGCATTCCGCTTGATCCGATCGAAGGCGACCGCAAGCGGGTGCTGGTGGTTGATGACGATTCGAATGTCAACGAGTTATTTGTCGATCTGCTGACGCGGACGGGGCGCTACGAGGTCGCGACCGCCGAGTCGGGGTATGAAGCAGGGCTCTTGACCGAGTCGTTCAAGCCTCACCTGATCATTCTCGATTACATGCTTCCGGACATCAATGGCAATGTGGTGTGCCAGCGCCTTCGCGAGCGAGAATCCACGCGCGAGACGAAGATTATCTTCATCAGTGGCGTGATTGAGCAGACGGAAGTCGAGGCGCTGATGCGGGCGGGTGCGGATGATTTTCTGAAAAAGCCGTTCGATGTTGACGTGCTTTTGCGGCGCATCGATCAGCTGGTGACGGCTGAGTGA
- the tsaB gene encoding tRNA (adenosine(37)-N6)-threonylcarbamoyltransferase complex dimerization subunit type 1 TsaB, translating into MLILGIETSNPSSGTDRPAAGVALVRTEESLVEVLGVEWLRATGRHDDDLMPAIDRLCAAASVAPAELGRIGVSIGPGGYTGLRVACTTAMMIAEACGGECVGIPTALVQFATRAQQKQELSARVAVVLAVKGVRMYVHFAGEPTGVVMSSEELLACKPTEVIADQFLPPMVREWASAAGVPISPPTCDPVAVAVLAANGAPADVVLPLYAREPEAVTRWRETRSK; encoded by the coding sequence GTGCTCATCCTCGGCATCGAGACCAGCAATCCATCATCAGGCACCGACCGCCCGGCAGCCGGGGTCGCGCTTGTGCGCACAGAAGAATCCCTGGTCGAAGTCCTCGGCGTCGAGTGGCTTCGAGCGACGGGCAGGCACGATGATGACCTCATGCCCGCGATCGACCGACTTTGTGCGGCCGCCAGCGTCGCACCGGCAGAACTTGGCCGCATCGGCGTGTCGATTGGGCCCGGCGGGTACACCGGGCTGCGTGTGGCGTGTACGACAGCGATGATGATCGCTGAGGCTTGCGGTGGTGAGTGCGTCGGCATCCCGACAGCACTTGTGCAGTTCGCTACGCGCGCGCAGCAGAAGCAGGAACTTTCCGCACGGGTCGCGGTCGTCCTGGCGGTCAAGGGCGTGCGCATGTATGTGCACTTCGCGGGCGAGCCGACCGGCGTGGTCATGTCGTCCGAGGAGCTGCTGGCGTGCAAGCCGACCGAAGTGATTGCGGATCAGTTCCTGCCCCCGATGGTCCGAGAATGGGCTTCCGCAGCCGGCGTTCCGATCAGTCCACCGACTTGTGATCCCGTTGCGGTAGCAGTCCTGGCAGCAAATGGCGCACCTGCCGATGTGGTCTTGCCGCTCTACGCGCGGGAGCCAGAAGCGGTCACTCGGTGGCGAGAAACCCGCTCCAAATAA
- the arfB gene encoding aminoacyl-tRNA hydrolase has protein sequence MNTPGTTPDDGLLELAPGVRVDPAMVRVDYVASSGPGGQNVNKRATKAQVRLRVTDLPIAEDARRRLIEQAGSRMTQAGELVIASDEFRSQRRNRESCLSRLRILLVTAMNPPRTRRATRTPRWAIERRIDEKKRQSDVKRSRRKPDHS, from the coding sequence GTGAACACGCCGGGCACAACTCCCGATGATGGACTTCTCGAACTCGCACCCGGGGTGCGCGTCGATCCGGCCATGGTGCGGGTGGATTATGTCGCCAGTTCCGGCCCCGGGGGGCAGAATGTCAACAAACGCGCGACCAAGGCTCAGGTGCGCCTTCGGGTTACGGACCTGCCGATCGCTGAGGACGCACGGAGGCGGTTGATCGAGCAGGCGGGCAGTCGAATGACACAGGCCGGCGAGTTGGTGATCGCGTCCGACGAGTTTCGATCGCAGCGGCGCAACCGCGAATCATGCTTGTCACGGTTGCGGATTCTGCTCGTGACAGCCATGAATCCGCCTCGCACCCGCAGGGCCACGCGCACCCCGCGCTGGGCGATCGAACGTCGCATTGATGAAAAAAAGCGGCAATCCGATGTCAAGCGGAGCCGTCGCAAGCCGGATCACTCGTAG
- a CDS encoding integration host factor subunit beta, whose protein sequence is MGTITKKDLIDRVALTTRIKRTVVKKAVQEFLDQIVEDLGKGHRLEFRDFGVFEIRERAPRTAQNPKTLERVKVPAKRTIKFKVGRKMREALDAGSSSNGVPVIEVRTQSLNSVNHTNNSLN, encoded by the coding sequence ATGGGAACTATCACAAAAAAAGACTTGATTGACCGCGTCGCCCTGACCACGAGGATCAAGCGCACTGTCGTCAAGAAGGCTGTTCAGGAGTTCCTCGACCAGATTGTCGAGGATCTCGGCAAAGGGCACAGGCTCGAGTTTCGTGACTTCGGCGTCTTCGAGATCCGCGAACGCGCGCCGCGAACCGCCCAGAACCCCAAGACGCTTGAACGCGTGAAGGTTCCCGCAAAGCGCACCATCAAGTTCAAGGTCGGGCGCAAGATGCGCGAAGCACTCGATGCCGGGTCGTCGAGCAATGGCGTGCCCGTGATCGAAGTCCGGACTCAATCGCTCAATAGCGTGAACCACACCAACAACTCATTGAACTGA
- the nadA gene encoding quinolinate synthase NadA, protein MLWQPSLPERYTSMSDSALKDAIDDRRARLGEHLVILGHHYQTDRVIRHADLTGDSLKLSQLAARVARQRDVRYVVFCGVHFMAETADILTPESVQVILPDLSAGCSMADMANHDQTVHAWDAITASLARQGWSGTLVPITYVNSTAAIKAFVGEHGGSCCTSSNADRVFGWAMSQGDDVKILFLPDQHLGRNTAVRFGLDARTQTCLYDPKLTQAGEPFGGASEEELLQSRVILWAGHCSVHKLFRPEHCAAIHQENAALPSGAEPTRILVHPECCKEVVDLADLAGSTEFIIDTIRSAPQGSKWAIGTEHNLVLRIAREAAGRGVGVRILSDCQCLCTTMFRIDEPHLLWVLDGLCGIGTGADHSDGPSIARNVIRVHPHVRSLANIALERMLSLSGASPALHID, encoded by the coding sequence ATGCTGTGGCAACCGTCGCTCCCCGAGCGATACACATCAATGTCAGACAGCGCGCTGAAGGACGCGATCGACGATCGTCGCGCCCGCCTCGGCGAGCATCTTGTCATTCTCGGCCACCACTACCAGACCGATCGTGTCATTCGCCACGCCGACCTGACCGGAGACTCGCTCAAACTCAGCCAGCTCGCCGCCCGCGTCGCACGCCAGCGCGATGTCCGCTACGTCGTGTTCTGTGGCGTGCACTTCATGGCTGAGACCGCAGACATCCTGACCCCGGAATCGGTGCAGGTCATCCTGCCCGATCTCTCAGCCGGCTGCTCCATGGCCGACATGGCCAACCACGACCAAACCGTCCACGCATGGGACGCCATCACTGCTTCTCTTGCCAGGCAAGGGTGGTCCGGCACGCTTGTTCCCATCACGTACGTCAACTCCACCGCAGCGATCAAAGCCTTTGTCGGTGAACATGGCGGCTCCTGCTGCACCAGTTCCAACGCCGACCGCGTGTTCGGATGGGCAATGTCGCAAGGTGATGACGTCAAGATCCTCTTCCTGCCAGATCAGCACCTCGGACGCAACACCGCAGTTCGCTTCGGGCTCGATGCACGCACGCAGACCTGCCTCTACGATCCGAAACTGACGCAGGCGGGCGAGCCCTTCGGCGGCGCGAGCGAGGAAGAACTGCTCCAATCGCGTGTCATTCTCTGGGCCGGGCATTGTTCGGTCCACAAACTCTTCAGACCCGAACACTGTGCTGCAATCCATCAGGAAAACGCAGCCCTCCCCAGCGGTGCCGAGCCGACACGCATCCTCGTCCATCCCGAGTGCTGCAAAGAAGTCGTCGATCTGGCAGACCTCGCGGGATCAACCGAGTTCATCATCGACACGATCCGCTCAGCCCCCCAAGGCTCGAAGTGGGCAATCGGGACCGAGCACAACCTTGTTCTGCGCATCGCGCGCGAGGCGGCTGGGCGAGGGGTCGGAGTCCGCATCCTCTCCGACTGCCAATGCCTCTGTACCACCATGTTCAGGATCGATGAGCCTCACCTGTTGTGGGTACTCGATGGACTGTGCGGCATCGGTACCGGAGCGGATCATTCCGATGGCCCGTCCATCGCACGCAATGTCATCCGGGTGCACCCGCATGTGCGTTCGCTGGCGAACATCGCGCTCGAGCGCATGCTGAGCCTCTCGGGCGCCTCGCCCGCGCTGCACATTGATTGA
- a CDS encoding PilZ domain-containing protein, with protein MTAPAERRKHPRHCAEIQCKVRCPRTGRYLSAVTTDQSPGGLLLTVQTPHALAEGQEIAVALPHESDVVIRASDLIAARVVRSSAVLDRHQVVAVQFENAEAASASEPQTAAA; from the coding sequence ATGACCGCACCCGCTGAACGTCGCAAGCATCCGAGGCACTGCGCTGAAATTCAATGCAAGGTGCGCTGTCCCCGAACAGGACGCTATCTGTCAGCGGTCACAACCGATCAGTCGCCAGGCGGGCTCCTGTTGACGGTCCAGACTCCTCATGCGCTGGCTGAAGGTCAGGAGATCGCCGTCGCCCTTCCACACGAGAGCGACGTGGTGATTCGCGCCAGCGATTTGATTGCTGCTCGGGTGGTGCGGTCGAGCGCGGTGCTCGATCGTCATCAGGTCGTGGCTGTCCAGTTTGAGAATGCGGAAGCCGCCTCAGCCTCCGAGCCGCAAACCGCAGCCGCCTGA
- a CDS encoding glycosyltransferase family 2 protein, with amino-acid sequence MTICASIVIPTCGRVEKLRECIRLLGRQSIPSSSFEVLIGVDGQVSGLEERCRSAWTGPAEHLHFTQGPKRGQAWVRNQLLRQAQGETLIFLNDDMRPEPMLVAAHVRAQASLSTPSQPTIVIGDSPWIESDPDRLFDRLVRDTSMVFFYDQMRDAPDALDRDWGFRHAWMLNLSIPRRAVEAVGGLTEFPSTYGFEDDELAWRLAQRFGSEVRYRPDAVAWHDHRYEPMEYLTREYRLGYAALGFAAMAPECARALFKRDLLSPAERAYTEAFVEREQSGAQRALGSFLQTASMPGAFVDGPFSRELLDVCYSQHLPLKRWCWRSGLLDALRGEAERADTPRVMLAA; translated from the coding sequence ATGACCATCTGTGCAAGCATTGTGATTCCGACGTGCGGGCGAGTCGAGAAGTTGAGAGAGTGCATCAGGCTGCTGGGGAGGCAGAGCATTCCTTCGAGTTCGTTCGAGGTGCTCATCGGCGTGGACGGGCAGGTGAGCGGGCTGGAGGAGCGCTGCCGCAGCGCGTGGACCGGCCCGGCTGAGCACCTGCACTTCACCCAGGGGCCCAAGCGGGGTCAGGCGTGGGTCCGGAATCAGTTACTCCGGCAGGCGCAGGGCGAAACGCTGATCTTCCTCAACGACGACATGAGACCCGAGCCGATGCTTGTTGCTGCTCATGTGCGCGCGCAGGCAAGCCTTTCGACACCAAGTCAACCCACGATCGTGATTGGAGATTCGCCCTGGATCGAGAGTGACCCTGATCGGCTGTTCGATCGGTTGGTGCGTGATACCTCGATGGTGTTTTTCTATGACCAGATGCGCGATGCGCCCGATGCGCTCGATCGAGACTGGGGCTTTCGGCACGCGTGGATGCTCAACCTTTCGATTCCAAGGCGGGCGGTTGAAGCGGTCGGAGGCTTGACAGAGTTTCCCAGCACGTATGGATTTGAAGATGATGAACTGGCGTGGCGGCTTGCCCAGCGATTCGGGTCTGAGGTGCGCTACCGCCCGGATGCGGTGGCGTGGCACGACCATCGCTACGAGCCAATGGAGTATCTGACACGCGAATATCGGCTCGGGTACGCAGCCCTTGGATTCGCAGCGATGGCTCCCGAGTGTGCGAGGGCGTTGTTCAAGCGCGATCTGCTTTCGCCGGCTGAGCGTGCGTATACGGAAGCGTTCGTCGAGCGCGAACAGTCCGGTGCCCAGCGAGCGCTAGGTTCGTTCCTGCAGACCGCGAGCATGCCAGGCGCATTTGTCGATGGGCCATTCTCGCGAGAACTGCTCGATGTGTGCTACAGCCAGCACCTGCCACTGAAGCGCTGGTGCTGGCGATCGGGCCTGCTCGATGCGTTGCGCGGTGAAGCCGAGCGGGCCGATACGCCTCGAGTCATGCTGGCTGCTTGA
- a CDS encoding glycosyltransferase: MNPVLIILPQGASIGGVTTWAITLANALAAERRPVTLLIHGAIDHHASVPLKLHPGVNAIHRPDLPSPQSLAGQLKSVTNAYRDAINAISLKGLGPVLLIPTRDADCFGVCAALAQDDPARVRLVGWRHSPMPYEREIFRVFGPSMSRIIGVSQWLCDHMRRSLPTCADRVACVPNAVDVPLSRPRRRPVNGRPIELVYTGRLDDAIKRTGALPLLSDALTQMAIAHRLTIIGDGPALSTLQAAAASRASLRLLGVHSPHDVAAALAASDVFVLPSRIEGLSLSALEAMAQGCALAITRTPSGASDLIGDGSCGCLADASPEDDDATTAQALTCAVQSLLARDLDAAGRAAHARALAHFSIKTMVRHAIEELGRAATDPPITAQAAMPIIFHDRTRPASVPADAENRLARILHSLAGRAILIHGCGAHTRALMSTILSSPARIVGFADDDSAARSPDPLRFPVVLPAQAQATGATDVVLSSYLHEEVLWARRDVYERQGISVHRLYAADHPIKQPA, from the coding sequence ATGAATCCCGTGTTGATCATTCTTCCGCAGGGCGCATCGATTGGCGGCGTAACCACATGGGCCATCACGCTTGCCAATGCTCTCGCAGCCGAGCGCCGTCCGGTTACGCTCCTCATTCATGGAGCCATCGATCACCACGCCAGCGTGCCGCTGAAACTGCACCCCGGCGTCAACGCAATTCATCGCCCCGATCTTCCTTCGCCTCAATCACTCGCTGGACAACTCAAGAGCGTGACCAATGCCTATCGCGACGCCATCAATGCAATCTCGCTCAAAGGGCTAGGCCCCGTTCTCTTGATCCCTACACGCGATGCCGACTGCTTTGGCGTCTGCGCTGCACTCGCGCAAGACGATCCTGCTCGGGTTCGTCTCGTCGGTTGGCGACACTCGCCCATGCCCTACGAGCGTGAGATCTTCCGCGTCTTCGGGCCGAGCATGTCGCGCATCATCGGCGTCAGTCAATGGCTCTGCGATCACATGCGCCGCTCGCTTCCAACCTGCGCCGATCGTGTCGCCTGCGTACCCAATGCGGTTGATGTTCCGCTCTCTCGGCCACGGCGGCGACCTGTCAATGGCCGCCCCATCGAACTCGTCTATACCGGGCGCCTCGATGATGCCATCAAACGCACCGGCGCACTCCCGCTTCTGTCTGACGCGCTGACGCAGATGGCAATTGCGCACCGACTCACCATCATCGGCGATGGCCCTGCACTCAGCACGCTTCAAGCAGCCGCGGCTTCACGCGCTTCACTCCGGCTGCTGGGGGTGCACTCGCCGCATGACGTCGCAGCCGCGCTTGCCGCGAGCGATGTTTTCGTCCTCCCTTCACGCATCGAAGGCTTGAGTCTGTCGGCACTCGAAGCCATGGCGCAAGGCTGCGCGCTCGCAATCACCAGGACACCATCGGGCGCGAGCGACCTGATCGGCGACGGTTCGTGCGGCTGCTTGGCAGATGCTTCTCCCGAGGATGACGATGCGACCACAGCCCAAGCGTTGACATGCGCAGTGCAATCGCTGCTGGCACGCGATCTCGATGCGGCTGGGCGAGCCGCTCACGCTCGCGCACTCGCGCACTTCTCAATCAAAACCATGGTTCGCCATGCCATCGAAGAACTCGGCCGCGCTGCAACTGACCCCCCAATAACCGCCCAGGCAGCAATGCCCATCATCTTTCACGACCGAACTCGCCCGGCCTCCGTTCCTGCCGACGCCGAAAATCGCCTTGCTCGCATCCTGCATTCGCTGGCGGGTCGAGCAATCCTCATCCATGGCTGCGGAGCGCACACGCGAGCACTCATGAGCACCATTCTCTCCTCTCCGGCTCGCATTGTCGGCTTTGCTGACGACGACTCGGCTGCGCGCTCTCCCGATCCGCTTCGCTTTCCTGTCGTGCTTCCTGCGCAGGCACAGGCTACCGGCGCGACCGATGTGGTGCTCAGTTCGTATCTGCACGAAGAGGTACTCTGGGCACGTCGCGATGTGTACGAGCGCCAGGGAATCAGCGTCCACCGCCTCTATGCTGCGGATCATCCAATCAAGCAGCCAGCATGA